One Prodigiosinella aquatilis DNA window includes the following coding sequences:
- the mhpT gene encoding 3-(3-hydroxy-phenyl)propionate transporter MhpT, with product MSMNIALPTSRLLLTISLCFLVALMEGLDLQAAGIAAPGIATAFSFDKMQMGWIFSAGILGLLPGALAGGWLSDRYGRKPILFGSMALFGLFSLATALSWNFPALVLARFLTGVGLGAALPNLIALCSEAAGPRLRGIAVNVMYCGVPLGAAFAAFTGTFVSIGEWKTVFWIGGFTPLALLPLLGWLLPESAHYQRQNRAAPPPVQVLFTPGTIRATGLLWLCYFFTLLVVYMLINWLPLLLVGQGFSSGEASWVMLLLQLGATLGTLSLGYLMTRLNALAMATLIYLGMLTALLVLASAEQLSTMLLAGFIAGFFATGGQGVLYALAPLFYPTEIRATGVGTAVAVGRLGAMSGPLLAGKMLSLGTGAIGVMGAAAPGLVIAGVAVFWLFNWQQQQSLAKG from the coding sequence ATGAGTATGAACATCGCCCTACCTACGTCCCGATTACTGTTAACTATCTCGTTGTGCTTTCTTGTCGCTTTAATGGAAGGACTTGATTTACAGGCTGCGGGTATTGCCGCGCCTGGGATAGCTACCGCGTTCTCCTTCGATAAAATGCAAATGGGCTGGATTTTCAGCGCCGGTATCCTCGGGCTATTACCTGGAGCGCTGGCCGGAGGCTGGCTGTCAGACCGATATGGCCGCAAACCGATTCTGTTTGGCTCCATGGCATTATTTGGTCTGTTTTCTCTTGCAACAGCACTCTCCTGGAATTTCCCCGCCCTGGTGCTCGCCCGCTTTCTAACCGGTGTTGGATTGGGTGCCGCCCTACCCAATCTGATTGCACTATGTTCGGAAGCGGCAGGGCCACGTTTGCGAGGTATCGCCGTCAACGTGATGTACTGTGGCGTACCGCTCGGTGCGGCATTCGCAGCGTTCACTGGTACTTTTGTCAGTATTGGTGAGTGGAAAACCGTTTTCTGGATTGGCGGATTCACGCCGCTGGCACTGTTGCCGTTACTTGGCTGGTTGCTACCGGAATCAGCGCATTATCAACGCCAAAACAGAGCAGCCCCACCCCCCGTGCAAGTGTTGTTTACTCCCGGCACGATACGGGCAACCGGCTTACTGTGGCTGTGTTATTTCTTCACCCTGCTAGTGGTGTATATGCTGATCAACTGGTTACCCTTGTTACTGGTAGGTCAGGGTTTTTCATCAGGTGAAGCCAGTTGGGTGATGCTGCTTCTGCAACTGGGCGCTACTTTGGGAACCTTATCGCTGGGATATTTAATGACCCGGTTGAACGCGCTGGCGATGGCAACATTAATCTACCTCGGCATGTTGACGGCATTGCTGGTATTGGCCAGTGCCGAACAACTCAGCACCATGCTGCTGGCTGGCTTTATTGCCGGGTTCTTCGCAACCGGGGGTCAAGGGGTCTTGTATGCGCTGGCCCCTCTGTTTTATCCCACCGAGATTCGTGCCACCGGCGTTGGCACGGCGGTGGCAGTCGGGCGCTTGGGCGCAATGAGCGGCCCGTTGCTGGCAGGAAAAATGCTGTCCCTTGGCACCGGGGCAATAGGCGTAATGGGCGCGGCAGCACCGGGGCTGGTGATCGCAGGCGTTGCCGTGTTCTGGTTGTTCAACTGGCAACAGCAGCAGTCTCTGGCTAAAGGCTGA
- a CDS encoding GntR family transcriptional regulator, translated as MNYPIASINRAGLSASVYATLRDALITGRLKPNDRLRIRELAAQLGTSVTPVRDAILQLAKEQALELRTPRDIRVPELTLAQYLEIRTLRIAIEGIGAENAARLVTPTRLSQIEENIALNIKAINKADFVDALRLNSEFHLLLAQTAQMPLLCSFLDRLWMRTGPLIAQSYAQFSQHMAIGHHQEVLAALRNSDPEAARLAIQDDIQDGHEKLFNSVDSKGNDQLAPTVDK; from the coding sequence GTGAACTATCCGATTGCGTCTATTAATCGCGCCGGTTTAAGTGCCAGTGTTTATGCAACATTACGCGATGCATTGATTACCGGGCGGCTTAAGCCGAATGATCGTCTGCGTATCAGAGAGTTGGCGGCACAACTGGGAACCAGCGTCACACCGGTGCGCGACGCTATTTTGCAACTGGCGAAAGAACAGGCCCTGGAACTTCGCACCCCAAGGGATATTCGGGTGCCGGAACTGACGCTGGCGCAGTATCTGGAAATACGCACATTGCGTATTGCCATTGAAGGCATTGGCGCGGAGAACGCTGCTCGTCTGGTAACACCAACCCGATTGTCGCAGATTGAAGAGAACATCGCGTTAAATATTAAGGCGATTAACAAGGCAGATTTCGTGGATGCGCTGCGGTTGAACAGCGAATTCCATTTGCTATTGGCGCAAACCGCGCAGATGCCACTGCTTTGCAGTTTTCTGGATCGTTTGTGGATGAGAACCGGACCGCTGATTGCGCAGTCCTATGCCCAGTTTTCACAACACATGGCTATCGGTCATCATCAGGAAGTGCTGGCAGCGCTGAGAAACAGTGATCCAGAGGCCGCCAGATTGGCGATTCAGGACGATATTCAGGATGGTCATGAAAAGCTGTTTAACAGTGTGGATAGTAAAGGTAATGATCAACTGGCGCCGACAGTCGATAAATGA
- a CDS encoding 4Fe-4S dicluster domain-containing protein yields MNRFVLADPKKCIGCRTCEVACVLAHSDGNPSSLSPEHFSPRLKVVKGLNVSTTIQCRQCEDAPCANVCPNGAIIHDGDHIKVLQEKCIGCKTCVVACPYGAMTVISKPVARISHYQTLGHCIKAEAQKCDLCEGRAAGPACIEVCPTKALRMINRDEIQAMIQRKQRRAALDEAADMQF; encoded by the coding sequence ATGAACCGGTTCGTATTAGCAGATCCCAAGAAATGTATTGGCTGTCGCACTTGCGAAGTCGCCTGTGTGCTGGCTCATAGCGATGGCAATCCTTCTTCGCTGTCACCCGAACATTTCTCGCCACGGCTGAAAGTGGTAAAGGGACTGAACGTCAGCACCACCATTCAATGCCGGCAGTGTGAAGATGCCCCCTGTGCCAACGTATGCCCGAACGGTGCCATTATCCACGATGGGGATCACATCAAGGTTCTGCAGGAAAAATGCATCGGTTGTAAAACCTGCGTCGTGGCTTGTCCTTATGGTGCTATGACGGTGATCAGTAAACCGGTCGCTCGTATCAGTCATTATCAGACGCTGGGCCACTGCATTAAGGCCGAGGCGCAAAAGTGCGATTTGTGCGAAGGTCGAGCCGCAGGCCCGGCGTGTATTGAGGTCTGCCCGACAAAAGCGTTACGAATGATCAACCGTGATGAAATTCAGGCCATGATCCAACGTAAACAACGGCGTGCGGCACTTGATGAAGCCGCAGACATGCAATTCTGA
- the fdhF gene encoding formate dehydrogenase subunit alpha encodes MQKVITVCPYCGSGCKINLLVENGKVVGAEGANGVTNEGELCLKGYYGWDFLNDTKLLTPRLKQPMIRRQKGAPFEVVSWDEAIEFASSRLMDIKEKYGPDAIMHTGSSRGPGNETNFVMQKFARAVTGTNNIDCCARVCHGPSVSGLQVTLGNGAMSNSICEIEHTDCILVFGYNAADSHPIVARRIIKAKERGAKVIVCDPRHIETARIADLWLPLKNGSNMALVNAFANVLLNEGLYNQNFVAQHTEGLEEYRNLVAKYTPEYVAEITGLSPQLIRDAIRMYAAAPSATILWGMGVTQWTQGVDVVKGLSGLALLTGNLGRPNVGVGPVRGQNNVQGACDMGALPNQFPGYQNVTDAAIREKFAKTWGVPSLPAHVGYSLTDVPHKVKEGKIRANYVMGEDPLQTEPDLSVVREAFNELDLLIVQDIFMTKTAAVADVIFPATSWGEHEGVYTAADRGFQRFYKAVEPQGNVKPDWEIISLMATAMGYPMHYNNTQEIWDELRHLCPLYYGATYEKMAGLGYVQWPCLTEDNPGTPWLYAGNKFDRPNGKGFLFATEWHPPMEQTDSEYPLVLCTVREVGHYSCRSMTGNCTALQTLADEPGYVQISPEDAERLGLRDQQLTWVASRRGKVISRVSVSERINKGAVYMTYQWWIGACNELTLDEVDPIAKTPEYKHCAVKLEAIADQNWAENYVQQEYSALKARLRKEAEVAG; translated from the coding sequence ATGCAGAAAGTGATTACCGTCTGTCCTTACTGTGGGTCAGGCTGCAAAATTAATTTACTGGTAGAAAATGGCAAAGTCGTCGGTGCCGAAGGTGCCAACGGTGTCACCAACGAAGGTGAGCTATGCCTGAAAGGCTATTACGGCTGGGATTTCCTCAACGACACCAAACTGCTGACCCCTCGGCTGAAACAGCCGATGATCCGTCGTCAGAAAGGGGCACCGTTTGAAGTGGTCAGTTGGGATGAAGCCATTGAATTTGCCAGTTCCCGCCTGATGGACATCAAGGAAAAATATGGTCCGGATGCCATCATGCACACCGGTTCGTCCCGTGGTCCGGGTAACGAAACCAACTTTGTCATGCAGAAATTTGCCCGTGCGGTGACCGGCACCAACAATATCGACTGCTGCGCCCGTGTCTGCCACGGCCCGTCAGTTTCCGGCCTGCAAGTCACGCTGGGCAACGGCGCGATGAGTAACTCTATCTGCGAGATTGAACACACCGACTGTATTCTGGTATTTGGTTACAATGCCGCCGATTCGCATCCGATAGTCGCACGCCGCATCATAAAGGCCAAAGAGCGCGGTGCGAAAGTCATCGTCTGTGATCCTCGCCATATCGAAACCGCCCGTATCGCTGACTTGTGGTTGCCACTGAAGAATGGCTCCAACATGGCGCTGGTCAATGCGTTCGCCAATGTATTACTTAACGAAGGTTTATATAACCAGAACTTTGTCGCCCAGCATACCGAAGGGTTGGAAGAATATCGCAACCTGGTGGCCAAATACACGCCGGAATATGTAGCAGAAATCACCGGTCTGTCACCGCAGTTAATCCGTGATGCCATACGAATGTACGCCGCTGCGCCATCCGCCACTATCTTGTGGGGTATGGGTGTAACGCAATGGACGCAAGGTGTCGACGTTGTGAAAGGGTTATCCGGCCTGGCGTTGTTGACCGGCAATCTGGGTCGCCCCAACGTGGGCGTCGGTCCGGTACGCGGCCAGAACAACGTGCAGGGTGCCTGCGACATGGGCGCGCTACCGAATCAGTTCCCCGGCTATCAAAATGTCACCGACGCGGCTATCCGCGAAAAATTTGCCAAAACCTGGGGCGTACCTTCCCTGCCCGCCCACGTGGGTTACTCGCTCACTGACGTTCCCCATAAGGTGAAAGAAGGTAAAATTCGGGCCAATTATGTCATGGGAGAAGACCCATTACAGACCGAACCCGATTTGTCGGTGGTACGTGAAGCCTTCAATGAGCTGGATTTGTTGATCGTACAAGACATCTTTATGACTAAAACCGCTGCCGTGGCCGATGTCATTTTCCCCGCCACTTCCTGGGGAGAACATGAAGGGGTTTATACTGCGGCAGACCGTGGTTTCCAACGTTTCTACAAAGCAGTGGAACCGCAGGGCAATGTGAAACCGGACTGGGAAATCATTAGTCTGATGGCGACCGCCATGGGCTACCCGATGCACTACAACAACACGCAGGAAATCTGGGATGAGCTGCGTCACCTGTGCCCGCTGTATTACGGAGCGACCTACGAAAAAATGGCCGGTCTGGGTTATGTTCAGTGGCCGTGTCTTACCGAAGACAATCCGGGAACTCCGTGGTTGTACGCAGGTAACAAGTTTGACCGCCCTAATGGTAAAGGCTTCCTGTTTGCCACCGAATGGCATCCGCCGATGGAGCAGACTGACAGTGAATACCCACTAGTGCTGTGTACCGTGCGTGAAGTTGGGCATTATTCCTGCCGCTCCATGACAGGTAACTGTACCGCATTGCAAACACTGGCCGACGAACCCGGTTATGTGCAGATCAGTCCGGAAGACGCCGAGCGTCTTGGCTTGCGTGATCAGCAACTGACCTGGGTTGCTTCACGCCGCGGCAAAGTCATCAGCCGCGTGTCAGTCAGTGAGCGCATCAACAAGGGCGCGGTGTATATGACCTATCAGTGGTGGATCGGTGCCTGTAACGAGCTAACGCTGGATGAAGTTGATCCCATCGCCAAAACACCGGAATACAAACACTGTGCCGTCAAACTGGAAGCGATTGCCGATCAGAACTGGGCGGAAAATTATGTCCAGCAAGAATATAGTGCGCTGAAAGCCAGACTGCGCAAGGAAGCAGAAGTCGCTGGTTGA
- a CDS encoding dicarboxylate/amino acid:cation symporter — MQRQKLVIQIALAILLGIFVGWVCHQYLDGGRAKEVASYFNMITTIFLRLIKMIIAPLVFATLVSGLASMGNSSAVGRVGLKAMTWFISASFLSLLIGMVLANFFQPGAGMNLVVTANAHVATGLNTDGFTLKNFISHIFPKSIVEAMANNEILQILVFSLFFGSALAYVKNKNKNATAIASLIEELAKVMFRVTDYVMNLAPIAVFAALASAITTQGLGLIYDFGKLIGEFYLGLALLWAVLFLVGYAFLGKAITVLAKLIREPTMLAFATASSESAYPKTMEALTKFGVPKKITSFVLPLGYSFNLDGSMMYQSFAILFIAQAYNIDLSLTQQILILLTLMLTSKGMAGVARASVVVVAATLPMFNLPEAGILLIIGVDQFLDMGRTATNVIGNSISTAVVASLEKDVTDDEEEDVIAYQEAQVGQNS, encoded by the coding sequence ATGCAAAGGCAGAAGTTAGTTATACAAATAGCTTTGGCTATCCTATTAGGGATATTCGTAGGATGGGTATGTCATCAATATCTGGATGGCGGACGTGCAAAAGAAGTAGCGTCTTACTTCAATATGATTACCACCATTTTTCTGCGCTTGATCAAAATGATCATCGCACCACTGGTATTCGCCACGCTGGTTTCCGGTCTGGCCAGTATGGGGAACTCTTCAGCGGTAGGACGCGTCGGTCTGAAAGCCATGACCTGGTTTATCTCCGCCTCTTTCCTTTCCCTGCTTATTGGTATGGTGTTGGCCAACTTCTTCCAGCCGGGTGCCGGAATGAATCTGGTGGTCACTGCTAACGCGCATGTCGCTACCGGTCTGAACACCGACGGTTTCACATTGAAGAACTTCATCAGTCATATCTTCCCGAAAAGCATTGTGGAAGCGATGGCAAACAATGAAATTTTGCAAATTCTGGTCTTCTCTCTGTTCTTCGGCTCGGCTCTCGCTTATGTCAAAAACAAGAATAAAAATGCGACAGCGATTGCATCCCTGATCGAAGAGTTGGCTAAAGTGATGTTCCGCGTAACGGATTACGTCATGAATCTGGCACCCATTGCCGTGTTTGCCGCACTGGCTTCTGCCATTACAACGCAAGGCCTGGGACTGATTTATGACTTTGGAAAATTGATCGGCGAATTCTACCTGGGTCTGGCATTACTGTGGGCAGTGCTGTTCTTGGTGGGTTACGCGTTTCTGGGCAAAGCTATCACAGTGCTGGCAAAACTGATCCGCGAACCCACGATGCTGGCATTTGCCACCGCAAGTAGCGAGTCGGCATATCCAAAGACCATGGAAGCACTAACCAAGTTTGGCGTACCGAAGAAAATTACCAGCTTCGTATTACCGCTGGGGTACTCTTTCAACCTTGACGGCTCCATGATGTATCAGTCATTCGCCATTCTGTTTATCGCTCAGGCTTACAATATTGATTTAAGTCTGACGCAACAGATCTTGATTCTGCTGACGCTGATGCTCACCAGTAAAGGGATGGCTGGCGTCGCTCGCGCCTCAGTAGTGGTGGTAGCGGCAACATTACCCATGTTTAACCTGCCGGAAGCCGGTATCCTACTGATTATCGGTGTTGATCAGTTCCTGGATATGGGACGTACCGCCACGAATGTGATTGGTAACAGTATCTCCACCGCCGTTGTCGCCAGTCTGGAGAAAGACGTGACTGACGACGAGGAAGAAGACGTTATCGCTTATCAGGAAGCACAGGTCGGCCAGAACAGCTAA
- the hypT gene encoding hypochlorite stress DNA-binding transcriptional regulator HypT produces the protein MLNNIETKWLYDFIALEEYRSFTTAAEKRNISQSSFSRRIRALESAVGFDIFNRNSTPLQLTEQGKVFHAHIRNTLDDLEYQINKLHGGSNYKNKITIAAAHSLSVFIMPELLKTVPEPQEKIFYVESIDVDEAVLNLKDGRSDFIFSFYNEELMSEPFLHTEILASRLYPVCAASPAGKPIFDVNAATVPLLNYADTSYMGRQVNRYLSSIDSERFTVNFVSSMSDLLKRMTQKGYGIAWLPDYSIKEELKNGELVILQMENAVMHMEVYLYRLDARLNVASEKFWRYMKALHQ, from the coding sequence ATGCTGAATAATATTGAGACCAAATGGCTGTATGATTTTATCGCTCTGGAGGAATACCGTAGTTTTACTACTGCCGCCGAAAAAAGAAATATTTCTCAATCCTCCTTTAGTCGACGTATTCGCGCACTGGAAAGTGCCGTAGGTTTTGATATTTTTAACCGTAATTCCACACCGTTGCAATTAACGGAGCAGGGGAAAGTATTCCATGCGCATATCCGTAATACGTTAGATGATCTTGAATATCAGATAAATAAATTGCATGGTGGCAGTAATTACAAAAACAAAATTACCATTGCTGCCGCACATTCATTATCGGTATTTATCATGCCGGAATTACTCAAGACCGTTCCAGAACCACAGGAAAAGATATTTTATGTGGAATCCATCGATGTAGATGAAGCGGTTTTAAACCTTAAAGATGGCCGCAGTGATTTTATTTTCTCTTTTTATAACGAAGAGTTGATGTCTGAGCCGTTTTTACATACAGAAATTCTGGCGTCGCGGCTTTATCCGGTATGTGCTGCTTCCCCGGCGGGAAAGCCGATATTTGATGTGAATGCCGCTACTGTCCCACTCCTGAATTATGCTGATACCAGTTATATGGGACGTCAGGTTAACCGTTATCTTTCTAGCATTGATAGCGAAAGATTCACGGTAAATTTCGTTTCTTCCATGAGCGATTTGCTGAAGCGCATGACGCAAAAAGGTTACGGTATTGCCTGGTTACCGGACTATTCCATCAAAGAAGAATTGAAGAATGGGGAATTGGTTATTCTTCAGATGGAAAATGCGGTTATGCATATGGAAGTCTATCTCTATCGCCTTGATGCCCGGCTGAATGTGGCTTCAGAAAAGTTCTGGCGTTATATGAAAGCGTTACATCAGTAG
- a CDS encoding amino acid racemase, whose product MNSLIGILGGMGPGATVDAMQKLIKNTPAYKDQDHIPLIAISIPDIPDRTQCILQNSASPLKKMIKYMKILENAGAECIIIPCNTAHYWFNELKQHTQVEMISIIETTCQLIKEKNIHRIGLLATTATIKAEIYQGSLRENQVQCYIPERTEQEQVMNSIYAYKAGDFDQAYHLLLPVKEHLQQMGVEKIILGCTELPLILENEIKAAPSDYIDATEELIKKTVSWYYQHAGRNNVAA is encoded by the coding sequence GTGAACAGTTTAATCGGTATTCTTGGTGGCATGGGGCCGGGTGCCACTGTCGATGCCATGCAAAAATTGATTAAAAACACGCCAGCCTACAAGGATCAGGACCACATTCCGCTGATTGCCATTTCTATTCCAGATATTCCTGATCGCACTCAATGTATTCTTCAGAATAGCGCCTCACCGCTAAAAAAAATGATTAAATACATGAAAATATTGGAAAATGCGGGCGCAGAATGCATCATTATCCCCTGCAATACCGCGCATTACTGGTTTAATGAATTAAAACAACACACCCAGGTTGAGATGATCAGTATTATTGAGACCACCTGCCAACTGATCAAAGAGAAAAATATTCACCGGATTGGGTTGCTGGCAACGACTGCCACCATTAAAGCCGAAATATATCAAGGCTCTCTGAGGGAAAATCAGGTGCAGTGCTACATCCCTGAAAGGACAGAGCAGGAACAGGTCATGAACAGTATTTACGCCTATAAAGCCGGTGATTTTGATCAGGCCTATCATCTGTTGCTACCGGTAAAAGAACACCTGCAACAAATGGGCGTGGAAAAAATAATACTGGGTTGCACCGAACTGCCGCTCATACTGGAAAATGAAATCAAGGCCGCACCGTCCGACTATATTGACGCCACCGAAGAGTTGATCAAAAAAACCGTGTCTTGGTATTACCAACATGCAGGTCGTAATAACGTTGCGGCGTAA
- a CDS encoding beta-galactosidase: protein MSISIYPHHTLTTLTAILARRDWENPACTHVQRLPAHPPFQSWRTLEQARDDALSPQRHSLNGEWSFSYFPQPEVVPESWLRQDLPDADQITVPSNWQIAGYDTPIYTNVKYPIPVSPPYVPKQNPTGCYSLTFSMDSERINHEQTRIVFDGVNSAFHLWCNGHWVGYSQDSRLPAEFNLTAYLKVGENRLAVMVLRWSDGTYLEDQDMWRMSGIFRDVALLHKPDIHLCDVHITTPLHHDYTQGTLCVQAQANLPEKTTSTWQLHVQLWRGKALVGETHRPFGSQIIDERGHYHDRVQLQLPVEHPALWSAEAPNLYRAVIALETAEGALIEAEAYDVGFREVTISQGLLKLNGKPLLIRGVNRHEHQPERGQAIDEATMRNDILLMKQHNFNAVRCSHYPNHPLWYRLCDRYGLYVVDEANIETHGMQPMNRLSDDPGWLPAFAERVTRMVQRDRNHPCIIIWSLGNESGYGRNHDAMYQWIKQQDPTRPVQYEGGGADSNATDIVCPMYARVDQDQPFPAVPKWSIKKWIGLPGETRPLILCEYAHAMGNSLGGFDRYWQAFRQHPRLQGGFIWDWVDQALIQYDDQQHPFWAYGGDFGDQPNDRQFCLDGLLFPDRSAHPSLYEAQRAQQFFQFELISTQPLTLEITSEYLFRHCDNETLHWNIMQDDQQINAGSLPLTLAPQSSITITLLDTLPHTDNVEAMWLNVDVVQPNATDWSAANHRCAWDQWPLPVSRLLPTPDHFDGTPPQLNQDDAWTHVYHNDQHWVFNRQTGLLEQWWQDGNAGLLSPLQDNFVRAPLDNDIGISEVDHIDPNAWVERWKLAGLYQLKTQCIRIEAEQLSNSVQIVTEHTFCHQQQTLLISRKVWQINHQGVLTVDINVDAAASLPALARIGLSAQLADSHPSVSWLGQGPHENYPDRQLAARHGRWTLPLESMHTPYIFPSENGLRCHTRRLNYGNWCVEGDFHFGIGRYSLTQLMDCSHHHLLKPEHGVWLNLDGFHMGVGGDDSWSPSVHSDYLLTATHYHYQLRLQRQ from the coding sequence ATGTCTATTTCAATCTATCCGCATCATACGCTTACTACTCTCACGGCGATTCTGGCCCGGCGTGATTGGGAGAATCCAGCTTGTACCCACGTTCAGCGCTTGCCGGCACATCCCCCATTTCAGAGCTGGCGGACACTAGAGCAAGCCAGAGATGATGCATTGTCACCGCAGCGACACTCGTTAAATGGCGAATGGTCTTTCAGCTATTTCCCTCAGCCGGAAGTGGTACCAGAAAGCTGGTTACGCCAGGATTTACCTGATGCTGACCAGATCACCGTGCCCTCAAACTGGCAGATCGCCGGCTACGACACCCCCATTTATACCAATGTCAAATACCCGATTCCTGTCAGCCCACCCTATGTACCCAAACAGAACCCCACGGGGTGTTATTCGCTCACATTTTCTATGGACAGTGAGAGAATAAATCACGAACAGACAAGGATTGTTTTTGACGGTGTCAACTCAGCCTTTCATCTGTGGTGCAATGGACATTGGGTAGGCTATTCTCAGGACAGTCGCCTACCGGCCGAGTTTAACCTCACCGCCTATCTGAAAGTGGGAGAAAACCGACTCGCCGTCATGGTATTGCGCTGGTCGGATGGTACCTATCTGGAAGATCAGGATATGTGGCGTATGAGCGGAATTTTCCGCGATGTCGCGTTGCTGCATAAACCCGATATTCATCTGTGCGATGTGCACATCACCACACCGTTACATCATGATTACACCCAAGGAACGTTGTGTGTGCAGGCGCAGGCCAACCTACCAGAAAAGACGACGTCGACCTGGCAACTGCATGTACAGCTGTGGCGCGGAAAAGCGTTGGTGGGAGAAACCCACCGTCCGTTTGGCAGCCAGATCATTGATGAACGTGGACATTATCACGACCGCGTACAACTACAGTTACCCGTCGAGCATCCCGCACTCTGGAGCGCCGAAGCGCCCAATCTGTACCGTGCGGTGATAGCGCTGGAAACCGCGGAAGGAGCACTGATTGAAGCCGAAGCCTACGATGTCGGTTTTCGTGAGGTCACCATCAGTCAGGGATTGCTGAAGCTTAACGGCAAACCGCTGCTGATTCGCGGTGTCAATCGTCATGAACACCAGCCTGAACGCGGACAAGCTATCGACGAAGCCACCATGCGTAACGATATTCTGCTGATGAAACAGCACAATTTCAACGCAGTACGCTGTTCGCACTATCCCAATCACCCATTGTGGTATCGCCTGTGTGATCGCTATGGTTTGTATGTGGTAGACGAAGCCAATATTGAAACCCACGGCATGCAGCCGATGAACCGTTTATCCGACGATCCAGGCTGGCTACCCGCGTTTGCGGAACGGGTAACGCGTATGGTGCAACGTGACCGCAACCACCCATGCATTATCATCTGGTCATTGGGTAATGAATCAGGATATGGCCGTAATCACGATGCCATGTACCAATGGATCAAGCAGCAGGATCCCACCCGACCGGTACAATATGAAGGGGGCGGTGCCGACAGCAACGCAACGGATATCGTTTGCCCGATGTATGCCCGCGTCGATCAGGATCAGCCCTTCCCGGCCGTCCCAAAATGGTCCATCAAAAAGTGGATTGGTCTACCGGGAGAAACACGTCCGCTGATTCTGTGTGAATACGCCCACGCCATGGGCAACAGTCTAGGCGGCTTTGATCGCTACTGGCAGGCATTCCGCCAACATCCCCGGCTGCAAGGCGGGTTTATCTGGGATTGGGTCGACCAGGCATTGATACAGTATGACGATCAACAACACCCTTTCTGGGCTTATGGCGGAGATTTTGGCGACCAACCCAATGATCGCCAATTCTGTCTGGATGGTTTGCTGTTCCCCGATCGCTCTGCGCATCCCAGCCTGTATGAGGCTCAGCGTGCCCAGCAATTTTTCCAGTTTGAGCTGATTTCCACCCAGCCCCTGACACTGGAAATCACCAGCGAATACCTGTTTCGCCACTGCGACAACGAAACGCTGCACTGGAACATCATGCAGGATGATCAGCAAATCAATGCTGGCAGTCTGCCGTTGACACTGGCACCACAGTCCAGCATCACCATCACATTACTGGATACGCTGCCACACACCGACAATGTGGAAGCCATGTGGTTAAATGTTGACGTCGTTCAACCCAACGCTACCGACTGGTCAGCCGCCAATCACCGCTGCGCCTGGGATCAGTGGCCATTGCCCGTTTCACGGCTATTACCGACGCCTGACCATTTCGATGGAACACCGCCACAACTGAATCAGGACGACGCCTGGACACACGTTTATCACAACGATCAACACTGGGTTTTCAACCGGCAAACCGGCCTGCTGGAACAATGGTGGCAAGATGGTAACGCAGGTCTGCTCAGTCCGTTGCAGGACAATTTTGTCCGCGCCCCGTTGGATAATGACATCGGCATCAGCGAAGTTGACCATATCGATCCCAACGCATGGGTAGAACGCTGGAAGTTGGCGGGCTTATATCAACTGAAAACTCAATGCATACGGATAGAGGCGGAGCAGTTAAGCAACAGTGTGCAAATCGTGACCGAACATACCTTCTGTCATCAGCAGCAAACACTGCTGATAAGCCGCAAAGTATGGCAGATCAACCATCAAGGCGTGCTGACGGTCGATATTAACGTCGATGCGGCGGCGTCCCTGCCGGCGCTGGCTCGTATAGGACTGAGCGCCCAACTGGCGGATTCACATCCATCAGTAAGCTGGCTGGGACAAGGCCCACATGAAAACTACCCCGACCGTCAACTAGCAGCACGCCACGGGCGCTGGACATTACCGTTGGAGTCCATGCACACACCGTATATTTTTCCGTCAGAAAATGGTTTGCGCTGCCATACCCGACGACTGAATTACGGCAACTGGTGCGTCGAAGGTGATTTCCATTTCGGTATCGGCCGTTATAGCCTGACGCAGTTGATGGACTGTAGCCATCACCACCTGCTGAAACCGGAACATGGCGTATGGCTGAATCTGGATGGTTTCCACATGGGGGTTGGCGGCGATGACTCCTGGAGTCCGAGCGTACATAGCGACTATCTGCTGACCGCCACTCACTACCACTACCAATTACGGCTCCAGAGGCAGTAA